The Egibacteraceae bacterium region GGACCCCGGCGTGAGCGGCATCATCGTCCAGCTGCCCCTGCCCGGCCACCTCGACCCGATCGCCGCCCAGGAGCGCACCGACCCCGCGAAGGACGTCGACGGGCTCCACCCCGTCAGCGCCGGACGGCTGGTCCGGGGTGACCCGCTGTTCGTGCCGGCGACGCCGCTCGGCTGCCAGGTGCTCCTCGCCGAGCACGACGTGCCGGTGGCCGGGGCCGACGTCGTGATCGTCGGCCGCTCCCAGCTCGTCGGCCGGCCGCTCGCGCTGCTCCTCAGCATGCGGGGGCAGAACGCGACCGTGACGATGTGCCACACGGCCACCCGGGACCTCGCCGGGCACACGCGGCGCGCCGACATCGTGGTGGTCGCGGCCGGCGCACCGCACACGCTCACGGGCGACATGGTCCGGCCCGGGGCGACCGTCCTCGACGTGGGCGTCAACCGGGCCGCGGACGGCAGCCTGCACGGCGACGCGGACTTCGACGACCTCCTCGCCGTCGCGGGCGCCATCACGCCGGTGCCCGGCGGCGTCGGACCCATGACCGTGGCGACGCTGCTGGAGAACACGCTGCTCGCCGCGCGCCACCAGGCGGGGCTTGACGCCGGCCTGGTCTGAAGGCCGATCGCCGAGGCCGTCTGCGGCCGTTCCTCTAGGGCTCCGAGGGCAGGGCCGGCGGTCGCGGTCCGCCTCCGGACCCCTGCGGCTGGGTCTGGGGCGGCTGGGTCTGGGGCGGCTGGGTCTGGGGC contains the following coding sequences:
- a CDS encoding tetrahydrofolate dehydrogenase/cyclohydrolase catalytic domain-containing protein, with translation MSARIIDGKATAARVRERIATEVAALAERGVVPGLAAVLVGDDPASHVYVRAKGKACEAAGMRSANVVLPADTPQEELHAEIDRLNADPGVSGIIVQLPLPGHLDPIAAQERTDPAKDVDGLHPVSAGRLVRGDPLFVPATPLGCQVLLAEHDVPVAGADVVIVGRSQLVGRPLALLLSMRGQNATVTMCHTATRDLAGHTRRADIVVVAAGAPHTLTGDMVRPGATVLDVGVNRAADGSLHGDADFDDLLAVAGAITPVPGGVGPMTVATLLENTLLAARHQAGLDAGLV